The following are from one region of the Acidobacteriota bacterium genome:
- a CDS encoding ATP-binding protein: protein MNAPRARRTAVLFAALLLAATVVVLGGASIQLKVASFQPFGFEVSEVHGSGTIGIVVKSASAASGLEVNDRILDVSSVTPAGAADLFERLRQAPESTILVQRAGDLVPIAYERPPLRIDFPYLVLAVIGIGYLLIGLYALLRDTRSRTGLFFLWCAVSAAFYLVTPGTLQQRPEGMVQILFAADQLARIILPALTLHLFLVFPSSLGPNRLGRWTPFLYLPVAVQALLHGDLMLAGGRFFFGGDIVAGVRRVDQLEMALLVIFFLAAAAVLAWRLRRERGWEQVSQVRWIALGIAGGYLPFALIYGLPSLFRQPPSMLWTTLAVAPLGLVPLTFAWAILRYKLWDIDVIVRNAISGTLTLMLGVLGFSLANLAIDQGIGDTLGTARNLASFAAGLAIAGLMIPARRGIASGLERFQYRQTWGKRRALTEYGHELLHERDLGRLCGGLLERLEDAVQLERVNLYLDVGDQLRLARPEDRTPPELPKDALGDELWERDMEALSGVALPGGKAPMALRLFKAGYRYVFPLTVSNSRVGLAVTGYREGQQPLNSDDLDLIRQLLDQTALAIENAHLLTRVSDQLEEVSLLQSYTEGILESSPAGIAVIAEGQRIVSANGAFAELVGRDREALAGQRLEDYLPIRPLPTPSDGLVEVAYCEAAGAERHLRISTAEFQDHRPEAGPRRDLEILVVHDVTERIALESALRDKERLAALGALAAGVAHEVNTPITGISSYAQMLLADLDESDPNYGILKKVEKQTFRASQIVNSLLEFARNREHELAPVNLGSLVDDCLDLLRPRLAKRQVRARWQAPPAPIAVQGNEGELQQVLTNLLVNASDALANGGGEIALSLETHGDRAALRVQDNGPGIAPQQLERIFEPFFTTKHGRGGTGLGLAISYEIIQRHGGDLTAASVLGEGTCFTLELPWLRDESESQPA, encoded by the coding sequence ATGAACGCGCCTCGAGCCCGCCGCACCGCCGTCCTCTTCGCCGCCCTGCTGTTGGCCGCGACGGTGGTGGTCCTGGGCGGAGCCAGCATTCAGCTCAAGGTGGCGTCCTTCCAGCCCTTTGGCTTCGAAGTCTCGGAAGTCCACGGATCCGGAACTATCGGGATCGTCGTCAAGAGCGCCTCCGCCGCCTCCGGTCTCGAAGTCAACGATCGCATTCTCGACGTCTCGAGCGTCACTCCGGCCGGCGCCGCCGACCTCTTCGAGCGCCTGCGCCAGGCCCCCGAGTCGACGATCCTGGTGCAGCGGGCCGGGGATCTCGTTCCGATCGCCTACGAACGGCCGCCGCTGCGCATCGACTTCCCCTACCTGGTGCTGGCAGTCATCGGCATCGGCTACCTGTTGATCGGCCTCTACGCCCTGCTGCGCGATACCCGCAGCCGCACCGGGCTCTTCTTCCTCTGGTGCGCCGTGTCGGCGGCCTTCTACCTGGTGACCCCGGGCACCCTGCAGCAGCGCCCGGAGGGCATGGTCCAGATCCTGTTCGCGGCCGATCAGCTCGCCCGCATCATCCTGCCGGCGCTGACGCTGCACTTGTTCCTGGTCTTCCCCTCGTCCCTCGGGCCGAATCGCCTCGGGCGCTGGACCCCCTTCCTGTACCTGCCGGTGGCGGTGCAGGCGCTGCTCCATGGCGACCTGATGCTGGCCGGCGGACGCTTCTTCTTCGGCGGCGACATCGTCGCCGGCGTGCGCCGCGTCGACCAGCTCGAGATGGCGCTCCTGGTGATCTTCTTCCTCGCCGCCGCCGCGGTCCTGGCTTGGCGGCTGCGGCGTGAGCGTGGTTGGGAGCAGGTCAGTCAGGTGCGCTGGATCGCCCTCGGCATCGCCGGCGGATACCTGCCCTTCGCGCTGATTTACGGCCTGCCGAGCCTGTTCCGCCAGCCGCCCTCGATGCTCTGGACGACGTTGGCGGTCGCCCCCCTCGGACTGGTGCCGTTGACCTTCGCCTGGGCGATCCTGCGCTACAAGCTGTGGGACATCGACGTCATCGTGCGCAACGCCATCTCCGGCACCCTCACCTTGATGCTCGGCGTGCTCGGCTTCTCCCTCGCCAACCTGGCGATCGATCAGGGCATCGGCGACACCCTCGGCACGGCCCGCAATCTGGCCTCCTTCGCCGCCGGCCTGGCGATCGCCGGTCTGATGATTCCCGCCCGCCGCGGCATCGCCTCGGGCCTCGAGCGGTTCCAGTACCGCCAGACCTGGGGCAAGCGTCGAGCCTTGACCGAGTACGGCCACGAGCTGCTCCACGAACGCGACCTGGGCCGGCTCTGCGGCGGCCTCCTCGAGCGCCTCGAAGATGCGGTCCAGCTCGAGCGGGTCAATCTCTATCTCGACGTCGGCGACCAGCTGCGCTTGGCTCGGCCGGAAGACCGGACGCCCCCCGAGCTGCCGAAGGACGCCCTCGGTGACGAGCTCTGGGAGCGCGACATGGAGGCCCTCTCCGGCGTCGCCCTGCCGGGAGGCAAGGCGCCGATGGCGCTGCGCCTGTTCAAGGCCGGCTATCGCTACGTCTTTCCGCTGACCGTCTCGAACAGCCGCGTCGGCCTGGCCGTCACCGGCTACCGCGAAGGCCAGCAGCCGCTCAACAGCGACGACCTCGACCTCATCCGGCAGCTCCTCGACCAGACCGCCCTGGCGATCGAGAACGCTCACCTGCTCACCCGGGTGAGCGACCAGCTCGAAGAGGTCAGCCTGCTGCAGAGCTACACGGAAGGCATTCTCGAGTCTTCGCCGGCGGGCATCGCCGTGATCGCCGAGGGGCAGCGCATCGTGTCCGCCAACGGCGCCTTCGCCGAGCTCGTCGGCCGCGACCGCGAGGCCCTCGCCGGCCAGCGCCTCGAAGACTACCTGCCGATCCGACCGCTGCCGACGCCTAGCGATGGCCTAGTCGAGGTCGCCTACTGCGAAGCCGCGGGGGCCGAGCGGCACCTGCGCATCTCGACGGCGGAGTTCCAGGACCATCGCCCCGAAGCCGGCCCCCGGCGCGATCTCGAGATCCTGGTGGTGCACGACGTCACCGAGCGCATCGCCCTCGAGTCGGCGCTGCGCGACAAGGAGCGCTTGGCGGCCCTTGGAGCCCTGGCGGCGGGCGTCGCCCACGAGGTCAACACGCCGATCACCGGCATCTCGAGCTACGCCCAGATGCTGCTCGCCGACCTCGACGAATCGGATCCCAACTACGGCATCCTGAAGAAGGTCGAGAAGCAGACCTTCCGGGCCTCCCAGATCGTCAACAGCCTGCTCGAGTTCGCCCGCAACCGCGAGCACGAGCTGGCGCCGGTGAATCTCGGCTCGCTGGTCGACGACTGCCTCGACCTGCTGCGGCCGCGCCTCGCCAAGCGCCAGGTGCGAGCCCGCTGGCAGGCGCCGCCAGCGCCGATCGCGGTGCAGGGCAACGAGGGCGAGCTGCAGCAGGTGCTGACCAACCTGCTGGTCAATGCCTCCGACGCCCTCGCCAACGGCGGTGGTGAGATCGCGCTGAGCCTCGAGACCCACGGCGACCGCGCCGCGCTGCGCGTCCAGGACAACGGTCCAGGAATCGCCCCGCAGCAGCTCGAGCGCATCTTCGAGCCCTTCTTCACCACCAAGCACGGCCGTGGCGGCACCGGCCTCGGGCTGGCGATCAGCTATGAGATCATCCAACGGCACGGCGGCGACCTGACCGCCGCCTCGGTGCTCGGTGAAGGCACCTGCTTCACCCTCGAGCTACCCTGGCTGAGAGACGAGTCCGAGTCCCAACCCGCATGA
- a CDS encoding sigma-54 dependent transcriptional regulator, producing MNILVIDDEEVLQDVLTALIQREGHTTFTARSGEEGLATLQREEIDLVILDLMLPGMSGHEVLAQIRASDPEQVVVVITAFSSIEGAIEAMRNGAFHYIPKPFKNEEVLLTLRKGLEQRRLASENRDLKEQLKQRYGFDQIIGKSKPMQQVFELIRLAAPSKSNILVLGESGTGKELVAKAIHHHSRRASGPFITVNSGSMPSDLLESNLFGHVKGAFTGAISNKKGLFEAAGDGSIFFDEIGNIPLETQAKLLRVIQEKEFMRLGGVDNIKADVRIIAATNADLEEEVQKGTFREDLYYRLHVITLNLPPLRKRTEDIPLLARHFLDRYSQENDKRLREIAPAAMELLMDHHWPGNVRELENVIERAVVLSTSEVLDIDLLPMSVRQPSAIALPAASLPTQGVSLKEAVSEYERQLIIKALQITGGVQKRAAEMLHVKPTTLHEMMKRLNISADSVALG from the coding sequence ATGAATATCTTGGTCATCGACGACGAGGAGGTCCTCCAGGACGTCCTCACGGCGTTGATTCAGAGGGAGGGGCACACCACTTTCACGGCCCGCAGCGGCGAGGAAGGGCTCGCCACCCTGCAGCGGGAAGAGATCGACCTGGTCATCCTCGACCTCATGCTGCCGGGGATGTCCGGGCACGAGGTGCTGGCCCAGATCCGCGCCAGCGATCCGGAGCAGGTGGTGGTGGTGATCACCGCCTTCTCGTCGATCGAGGGCGCCATCGAGGCGATGCGCAACGGCGCCTTCCACTACATCCCCAAGCCGTTCAAGAACGAGGAAGTGCTCCTCACCCTGCGCAAGGGGCTCGAGCAGCGCCGCCTGGCCTCCGAGAACCGCGACCTCAAGGAGCAGCTCAAGCAGCGCTACGGCTTCGACCAGATCATCGGCAAGTCGAAACCCATGCAGCAGGTCTTCGAGCTGATTCGGCTGGCCGCGCCGTCGAAGAGCAACATCCTGGTGCTCGGCGAGAGCGGCACCGGCAAGGAGCTGGTGGCCAAGGCCATCCATCACCACTCGCGACGCGCCAGCGGGCCCTTCATCACGGTCAACTCGGGATCGATGCCCTCGGACCTCCTCGAGAGCAACCTCTTCGGCCACGTCAAGGGTGCTTTCACCGGCGCCATCTCCAACAAAAAGGGCCTCTTCGAGGCCGCCGGCGATGGCTCGATCTTCTTCGACGAGATCGGCAACATTCCACTCGAGACCCAGGCCAAGCTGCTGCGGGTGATCCAGGAGAAGGAGTTCATGCGCCTCGGCGGCGTCGACAACATCAAGGCCGACGTCCGGATCATCGCCGCCACCAACGCCGACCTCGAAGAGGAGGTGCAGAAGGGCACCTTCCGCGAGGACCTCTACTACCGGCTGCACGTCATCACCCTCAACCTGCCGCCGCTGCGCAAGCGCACCGAGGACATTCCCCTGCTGGCGCGCCATTTCCTCGACCGCTACTCGCAAGAGAACGACAAGCGCCTTCGCGAGATCGCGCCGGCCGCCATGGAGCTGTTGATGGACCACCACTGGCCGGGCAACGTGCGCGAGCTCGAGAACGTCATCGAACGCGCCGTCGTGCTGTCGACCAGCGAAGTGCTCGACATCGACCTACTCCCCATGTCGGTGCGTCAGCCGAGCGCCATCGCCCTGCCGGCCGCTTCCTTGCCGACCCAGGGGGTTTCGCTCAAGGAAGCGGTCAGCGAGTACGAGCGGCAGCTCATCATCAAGGCCCTGCAGATCACCGGCGGCGTGCAGAAACGGGCCGCCGAGATGCTGCACGTCAAGCCCACCACGCTGCACGAGATGATGAAGCGACTCAACATCTCCGCAGACAGCGTCGCCCTCGGCTGA
- a CDS encoding M14 family zinc carboxypeptidase — MNLVKPSSEALVVGWLALFFAAGLQGSAGAQEPAWLGERSDRAELALPTVNAKLPSPAEFLGYRLGERFTRSHEVRAYFEKLAAVSPRLELFEYGHSYEDRPLLLAAISSPENLARLAAIRDRQQLLANEPAGIEDEERQALVEEQPAILWLGYGVHGDESSSPEAALATAYLLAGGQGEVEGWLDETVVLIDPVSNPDGRERYIGDFEQQRGRLASSWRSSAEHRQRWPGGRFNHYLIDLNRDWSWATQIETRHRIAAYRQWEPVVHVDLHEMDEESSYFFPPSAAPLNPFIDQRVEYWLDIFGRGNAQAFDDLGWLYFKAEDFDLFYPGYGDSYPSLRGAVGMTYEMAGGGSAGTRVVLSDGSTLTLADRVARHLVTSLATLETTATKRLRLVSDFVASRLENQREKSPRTYLWEAGWAEAEALARLLSLHGIAVERLGRRSDLEVRPTTSAVPRKHRFQSGAYAVSSAQPLGDLARTLLETNTSMPSRFLLEQRQRLEQNLETEFYDITAWALPLAFQVPVWSSDQPVPDLKAYAPGANGFDEAIELPAARGAIEGAGRVGYLVPWGGLAGYRAAARLQSAGVRYRLALTGFQIEKQPYGPGSLFVPRTGNPENLDELIRDIAHSTGLTIERVGTSFSTYGISLGSDKAQRVRPVRIGLLGGRGIQATSFGALWHLLDRVVEAPVTRLPMSGLRDQDLAGLDVVVLPDGRFGNGEGPLGDAASGALERWLRSGGLLIAVGRSLDWLQHRELTDLAWREEESKPVPSTPGAAVSTLLNGNSPLTAGLTAAPAVLIQGSRLVKPLEDRHGNLLRVAESDPVVAGMMWQEAREAVAGTLLVGSERVDRGRLVYFAQDPAFRVFWRSTMPILLNAALHGPSWGVDRLP; from the coding sequence GTGAATCTCGTGAAGCCCTCGTCTGAAGCTCTCGTCGTAGGATGGTTGGCCCTCTTCTTCGCTGCCGGCCTGCAGGGCAGCGCCGGAGCCCAGGAACCGGCCTGGCTCGGCGAGCGCTCCGACCGGGCCGAGCTCGCCCTGCCGACGGTCAACGCGAAGCTACCCTCACCGGCCGAGTTCCTGGGCTATCGCCTCGGCGAGCGCTTCACCCGCAGCCACGAAGTGCGGGCCTACTTCGAGAAGCTCGCCGCTGTCTCGCCGCGGCTCGAGCTCTTCGAGTACGGCCACTCCTACGAAGATCGGCCCCTGCTGCTCGCCGCCATCTCGAGCCCGGAGAATCTCGCCCGCCTCGCCGCGATTCGCGATCGGCAGCAGCTCCTCGCCAACGAACCCGCCGGCATCGAGGATGAGGAGCGCCAAGCGCTGGTCGAGGAGCAGCCGGCCATCCTCTGGTTGGGCTACGGCGTCCATGGCGACGAGTCGTCCTCCCCCGAAGCCGCCCTCGCCACCGCCTATCTCCTCGCCGGCGGCCAGGGCGAGGTCGAAGGCTGGCTCGACGAAACCGTCGTGCTGATCGATCCGGTGTCGAATCCCGACGGTCGCGAGCGCTACATCGGCGACTTCGAGCAGCAGCGCGGACGCCTCGCGAGCAGCTGGCGCTCCTCGGCAGAGCATCGCCAACGCTGGCCCGGTGGACGCTTCAACCACTACCTGATCGACCTCAACCGCGACTGGAGCTGGGCGACCCAGATCGAGACCCGCCACCGCATCGCCGCCTACCGCCAGTGGGAACCGGTGGTGCACGTCGACCTGCACGAGATGGACGAGGAGTCGAGCTACTTCTTTCCTCCCTCCGCGGCACCCCTCAACCCCTTCATCGACCAGCGGGTCGAGTACTGGCTCGATATCTTTGGTCGCGGCAACGCGCAGGCCTTCGACGACCTCGGCTGGCTCTACTTCAAGGCCGAAGACTTCGATCTCTTCTACCCCGGCTACGGCGACTCCTATCCCAGCCTGCGGGGCGCCGTCGGCATGACCTACGAGATGGCCGGAGGCGGTTCGGCGGGCACCCGAGTGGTGCTCTCGGACGGTTCCACGCTGACTCTGGCGGACCGCGTCGCCCGCCACCTGGTCACCTCCCTCGCCACCCTCGAGACCACCGCCACCAAGCGCCTTCGGCTGGTCTCCGACTTCGTCGCCAGCCGCCTCGAGAACCAGCGCGAAAAAAGCCCCCGCACCTACCTGTGGGAGGCCGGCTGGGCCGAGGCCGAGGCCCTCGCTCGGCTGCTCTCGCTGCACGGCATCGCCGTCGAGCGACTGGGCCGGCGCAGCGACCTCGAGGTGCGCCCGACGACCAGCGCGGTGCCGCGCAAGCATCGCTTCCAAAGCGGCGCCTACGCCGTCTCCTCGGCTCAACCCCTCGGCGACCTGGCCCGCACCCTGCTCGAAACCAACACGTCGATGCCCTCGCGCTTCCTCCTCGAGCAACGCCAGCGCCTCGAGCAGAACCTCGAAACCGAGTTCTACGACATCACCGCCTGGGCCTTGCCGCTGGCCTTTCAGGTCCCGGTGTGGAGTAGCGATCAGCCGGTCCCAGACCTCAAGGCCTATGCCCCCGGCGCCAACGGCTTCGACGAAGCGATCGAGCTGCCAGCGGCCCGCGGTGCCATCGAAGGCGCCGGTCGCGTCGGCTACCTGGTGCCCTGGGGCGGCCTCGCCGGCTACCGCGCCGCCGCCAGGCTGCAGTCCGCCGGGGTGCGCTATCGCCTCGCCCTCACCGGCTTCCAGATCGAGAAGCAGCCCTACGGCCCGGGCTCCCTTTTCGTCCCCCGCACGGGCAATCCGGAAAACCTCGATGAGCTGATTCGCGACATCGCCCACAGCACTGGCCTGACCATCGAGCGGGTCGGCACTTCCTTCTCCACCTACGGCATCTCCCTCGGCTCCGACAAAGCTCAGCGGGTGCGCCCGGTGCGCATCGGTCTGCTCGGCGGCCGCGGCATTCAAGCCACCAGCTTCGGGGCCCTCTGGCACCTTCTCGACCGCGTCGTCGAAGCGCCGGTGACGCGCCTGCCAATGAGCGGTCTGCGGGATCAGGATCTGGCGGGACTCGATGTCGTCGTCCTGCCGGACGGCCGCTTCGGCAACGGCGAAGGTCCCCTTGGCGACGCCGCCAGCGGCGCCCTCGAGCGCTGGCTGCGCTCCGGAGGCCTGTTGATCGCCGTCGGCCGCTCCCTCGACTGGTTACAGCATCGCGAGCTCACCGACCTCGCGTGGCGCGAAGAGGAGTCGAAGCCGGTGCCGTCGACCCCCGGAGCCGCGGTCTCGACGCTGTTGAACGGCAACAGCCCGCTGACCGCCGGCTTGACCGCCGCTCCCGCCGTGCTGATCCAGGGCAGCCGCCTGGTGAAACCCCTCGAAGACCGCCACGGCAACCTCCTGCGGGTGGCCGAGAGCGACCCGGTGGTCGCCGGCATGATGTGGCAGGAAGCGCGCGAAGCGGTCGCCGGAACGCTGCTCGTCGGCAGCGAGCGGGTCGACCGCGGTCGGCTGGTCTATTTCGCCCAGGATCCGGCCTTCCGGGTGTTCTGGCGCAGCACCATGCCGATCCTCCTCAACGCCGCCCTGCACGGACCGAGCTGGGGTGTCGACCGCTTGCCTTAG
- a CDS encoding membrane dipeptidase: MASRSDLYIVDGHTDLPSRLLNSPADPRQRLEDGHLDLPRLREGGVSAFVAALYVPSSLTPEAGAERLVTQYEGLRRYLEPGGLEEVVTAEQVRRVVSIGAVGVLWAVENGRPLGLSGVLEKVVGWGVRYVTATHLESHEWCDAAGADEIHRGLSDGGVRLVREMKRRGVLLDVSHASDDAVLHALDALRSPIIASHSCARSLCDLPRNLSDSLGRDIARWGGVVMVNSYPAFVSASAAEVYRRRLAKVTPWLSEDLSPAELEARVAEVLEADPLPAVPLSSYVDHILHWVEVVGEEHVGLGTDFDGISETLEGFEDVRRFPDLMTALRQRGLPPAAIRGIAGENFLRVLAAAERISG, encoded by the coding sequence ATGGCGTCTCGCTCTGATCTCTACATCGTCGACGGTCACACGGACCTGCCGTCGCGGCTGTTGAATTCCCCGGCGGATCCTCGTCAGCGGCTCGAGGATGGGCACCTCGATCTGCCGCGATTGCGGGAGGGAGGAGTGTCGGCCTTCGTGGCTGCCCTCTACGTGCCTTCGTCCCTGACCCCGGAAGCGGGGGCCGAGCGGCTGGTCACCCAGTACGAGGGCCTGAGGCGGTATCTCGAGCCCGGCGGGCTCGAGGAGGTGGTGACCGCGGAGCAGGTGCGGCGGGTGGTGTCCATCGGCGCTGTCGGGGTGCTGTGGGCGGTGGAGAACGGCCGTCCTCTTGGCTTGTCGGGGGTGCTCGAGAAAGTGGTCGGCTGGGGCGTGCGCTACGTCACCGCGACCCATCTCGAAAGCCACGAGTGGTGCGACGCGGCCGGTGCCGACGAGATCCATCGTGGCCTTTCCGATGGCGGCGTGCGCCTGGTGCGGGAGATGAAGCGCCGGGGCGTTCTGCTCGATGTTTCCCACGCTTCCGACGATGCCGTCTTGCACGCCCTCGACGCCCTGCGCTCACCGATCATCGCCAGCCACAGTTGTGCTCGCAGCCTCTGCGACCTGCCGCGCAACCTGAGCGACAGCTTGGGGCGCGACATCGCTCGCTGGGGAGGTGTGGTGATGGTGAACTCCTATCCCGCCTTCGTGTCGGCGTCGGCCGCCGAGGTCTACCGCCGCCGGCTGGCGAAGGTGACCCCGTGGCTTTCCGAGGACCTCTCGCCGGCGGAGCTCGAGGCCCGGGTCGCTGAGGTTCTCGAGGCCGATCCACTGCCCGCCGTGCCGCTCTCGTCCTACGTCGATCACATCCTCCACTGGGTCGAGGTGGTGGGCGAAGAGCACGTCGGCCTGGGGACCGACTTCGACGGCATCAGCGAGACCCTCGAGGGTTTCGAGGACGTGCGTCGCTTCCCGGACCTGATGACGGCTCTGCGCCAACGTGGCCTGCCGCCGGCAGCGATTCGGGGGATTGCGGGGGAGAACTTCCTGCGCGTTCTCGCCGCAGCGGAACGAATTTCGGGCTAG
- a CDS encoding Lrp/AsnC family transcriptional regulator, whose product MRKEHRELLRELETNARQSTAELARKLKVSRSTVQNRLERLEESGIIAGYTIRYGPEADRDGLRAHVMVRVNPNLSLPIRETLRKRTEIRALYSISGEYDLIAVVEASSPDALLQLLDCIRGLDGVLETNTSVLLSALLNR is encoded by the coding sequence ATGCGCAAGGAGCACCGCGAGCTGCTGAGGGAGCTGGAAACGAACGCCCGCCAGTCCACCGCCGAGCTCGCCCGCAAGCTCAAAGTGTCGCGATCGACGGTCCAGAACCGCCTCGAGCGTCTCGAAGAGAGCGGCATCATCGCCGGCTACACCATCCGCTACGGCCCGGAAGCGGACCGCGACGGCCTGCGGGCCCACGTCATGGTGCGGGTCAATCCCAATCTGTCGCTGCCGATTCGCGAAACCCTGCGCAAGCGCACGGAGATTCGCGCCCTCTACAGCATCAGCGGCGAGTACGATCTGATCGCGGTGGTCGAGGCCAGCAGTCCCGATGCGTTGCTCCAGCTCCTCGACTGCATTCGGGGTCTCGACGGCGTGCTGGAGACCAACACGTCGGTGCTCCTCTCGGCCCTGCTCAATCGCTGA
- the rpmE gene encoding 50S ribosomal protein L31, which yields MKAKIHPSMHLVTVSCACGNTFETHSTKEDLRLEICSACHPFFTGKQKLVDSAGRVERFQRRYGKRKAS from the coding sequence GTGAAAGCCAAAATTCATCCTTCGATGCACCTCGTCACCGTGTCCTGCGCCTGCGGCAACACCTTCGAGACGCACTCCACCAAGGAAGACCTCCGCCTCGAGATCTGCAGCGCCTGCCATCCGTTCTTCACCGGCAAGCAGAAGCTGGTCGACTCGGCCGGTCGTGTGGAGCGCTTCCAGCGGCGTTACGGCAAGCGCAAGGCCTCCTGA
- the prfA gene encoding peptide chain release factor 1 codes for MLEKLAHLEDTHQELTRKLADPEVLGNPKEYTEASKALAEITPVIELFRQYREAEHQLSETRDMLTTLDKGDELWAMAQEEQESLATQVSELEDRLRLELMPKDPNDQRNVVLEIRAGTGGDEATLFASELFRMYGRYAEEQGWKVQVIDLSDSAVGGIKEISAIIEGKGAYSRLKYEAGVHRVQRVPQTEASGRIHTSAVTVAVLPEADDVEIEVSEKDLRVDRFCASGPGGQGVNTTYSAVRLTHLPTGLVVSCQDERSQIKNKAKALRVLKARLLEIEQEKSDSEQSEERRKMVGSGDRSEKIRTYNFKENRVTDHRIGLTLHQLPTVLEGQIDPLIDPLISHDQAARIERDSKEIP; via the coding sequence ATGCTCGAAAAGCTCGCCCATCTCGAGGACACTCATCAAGAGCTGACCCGCAAACTGGCGGATCCGGAAGTTCTGGGTAACCCCAAGGAGTACACCGAGGCCTCCAAGGCCTTGGCCGAGATCACTCCGGTGATCGAGCTTTTCCGGCAGTATCGGGAAGCAGAACATCAGCTGTCCGAAACCCGCGACATGCTCACGACCCTCGACAAGGGCGACGAGCTCTGGGCGATGGCCCAGGAAGAGCAGGAGAGCCTCGCCACCCAGGTCTCGGAGCTCGAGGACCGACTGCGCCTCGAGCTGATGCCGAAGGACCCCAACGACCAGCGCAACGTGGTGCTGGAGATTCGCGCCGGCACTGGCGGTGACGAAGCCACCCTCTTCGCCTCCGAGCTGTTCCGCATGTACGGCCGCTACGCCGAAGAGCAGGGCTGGAAGGTGCAGGTGATCGACCTTTCCGACTCGGCCGTCGGCGGCATCAAAGAGATCTCCGCCATCATCGAAGGCAAAGGGGCCTACAGCCGGCTGAAGTACGAAGCCGGCGTGCACCGCGTGCAGCGCGTTCCGCAGACCGAGGCCTCGGGCCGGATCCACACCTCGGCGGTGACCGTCGCGGTGCTACCGGAGGCCGACGACGTCGAGATCGAAGTCTCCGAGAAGGACCTGCGGGTGGATCGTTTCTGCGCGTCCGGACCCGGTGGCCAGGGGGTCAACACCACCTACTCGGCGGTGCGCCTGACCCACCTCCCGACGGGCCTGGTGGTGTCCTGCCAGGACGAGCGCAGCCAGATCAAGAACAAGGCCAAGGCGCTGCGCGTGCTCAAGGCGCGCCTGCTCGAGATCGAGCAGGAGAAGAGCGACTCGGAGCAGAGCGAAGAGCGCCGCAAGATGGTCGGCAGCGGCGACCGCTCAGAAAAGATCCGGACCTACAACTTCAAAGAAAACCGGGTCACGGACCACCGCATCGGCCTCACCCTGCACCAGCTTCCGACAGTCCTCGAAGGCCAGATCGATCCGCTGATCGACCCCCTGATCAGCCACGATCAAGCGGCCCGCATCGAGCGCGACTCTAAAGAGATTCCTTAG